A window of the Zeugodacus cucurbitae isolate PBARC_wt_2022May chromosome 2, idZeuCucr1.2, whole genome shotgun sequence genome harbors these coding sequences:
- the Cyp6d5_1 gene encoding probable cytochrome P450 6d5: MLLWLLTTACALAVYYIKWTYTYWQRKGFPYHEPKIPFGVLDAVRSREASLGTAIHDVYRSTKDKVVGIYLITRPALLVRDAQLARDILSKDFESFHDRGIHVDDEKDPQSRGGIFFLKGLDWRSLRIKLAPSFTSGKLKGMFDTIEEVGDKMVDYVSTQLSDEGVKEFEMKHVLGTYAIDIIASVIFGLDVNSFIEPDNEVLKVSRKVNEPTFGSVVRGTCQFLYPSLEKLFIRLGWREEAPNLMREIVKRTIEMREKQNISRKDMLQLLMQLRNKGQISADDNDWSAKATDKVVSKPMSIEIIATNLFLFYVAGYETTASIASFTAFELAQSPIALTKAQHDVRAALGKHDNKFTYAAVQDMKYLDLCIMETTRKYPGLPILNRQCTRDYPLPNSDLVIKCGTPIIISLLGLHRDEKYFPDPMLWEPERFLYSKYEPAAYIPFGAGPRHCIAQRLGRIIVKVALAKLLLNFNIELNAERKEIEIANFGVPIMAKGGINVRLSKRKTMQCA; the protein is encoded by the exons atgcttttgtGGCTCTTAACTACCGCCTGCGCGCTAgcagtatattatataaaatggaCTTACACTTATTGGCAGCGCAAGGGCTTTCCTTACCACGAGCCGAAGATACCCTTTGGTGTGCTCGATGCTGTACGTAGTCGTGAAGCTTCGTTGGGCACTGCCATCCACGATGTTTATCGCAGTACCAAGGATAAAGTGGTGGGCATCTACCTGATTACAAGACCCGCGTTGTTGGTGCGCGATGCGCAATTGGCGCGAGACATATTGTCAAAGGACTTTGAAAGCTTTCACGATCGTGGCATACATGTCGATGATGAAAAGGATCCACAATCGAGGGGAGGCATTTTCTTTCTCAAAGGGCTGGATTGGCGGAGTTTGCGCATTAAACTTGCACCATCATTTACGTCGGGAAAATTGAAAGGCATGTTTGACACGATCGAGGAAGTGGGTGACAAAATGGTGGACTATGTGAGTACGCAACTGTCCGACGAAGGAGTTAAAGAATTTGAAATGAAGCATGTGTTGGGCAC ctaTGCTATAGACATCATTGCATCGGTCATTTTCGGACTGGATGTGAATAGCTTTATTGAGCCAGATAATGAAGTGCTAAAAGTGAGTCGAAAAGTTAACGAACCCACGTTCGGCAGCGTGGTACGTGGTACTTGTCAGTTTCTATATCCCAG CTTGGAAAAGCTCTTCATACGTTTGGGTTGGCGCGAAGAGGCGCCTAATTTGATGAGGGAAATCGTCAAACGTACCATAGAAATGCGCGAGAAACAGAATATTTCACGCAAGGATATGCTACAACTGCTCATGCAACTGCGTAACAAAGGACAAATTAGCGCCGATGACAATGATTGGTCGGCAAAGGCGACTGACAAGG tGGTGTCGAAACCCATGTCCATTGAAATAATTGCCACCAATTTATTTCTCTTCTATGTGGCCGGTTATGAGACGACTGCCTCCATCGCTTCCTTTACGGCCTTTGAATTGGCGCAATCACCGATTGCATTGACGAAAGCGCAGCACGATGTAAGAGCGGCGCTCGGTAAACACGATAACAAATTCACATATGCGGCGGTGCAAGATATGAAATATCTGGATCTCTGCATAATGG AGACCACACGTAAATACCCCGGTCTACCGATACTCAATCGTCAATGCACACGCGATTATCCGCTGCCAAATAGTGATTTGGTGATTAAGTGTGGTACACCCATTATTATTTCGCTACTAGGTCTACATCGTGATGAAAAATATTTCCCAGATCCAATGCTTTGGGAACCCGAACGTTTTTTGTACAGTAAATATGAGCCCGCCGCTTATATACCATTCGGCGCTGGTCCTAGACACTGCATCG CTCAACGTTTGGGCCGCATAATCGTAAAAGTCGCTTTAGCGAAATTATTGCTCAATTTTAATATCGAGCTAAATGCCGAACGTAAAGAAATCGAAATCGCTAACTTTGGTGTACCGATTATGGCCAAAGGTGGCATAAATGTACGATTATCGAAGCGCAAAACGATGCAATGCGCATAA
- the LOC105210131 gene encoding probable cytochrome P450 6d5 produces MFLLLLIAVFTLSFFYIKWTYTYWQRKGFPFVQPKIPFAVLDPVLKREASFGTAILDVYRSTKEKVLGIYLITRPVLLVRDAQLARDILTKHFESFHDRGVHVDDEDDPQLSGGLFFLKGQDWKSLRVKMTPLFTSGKLKAMFDTVEDVGDRMINYLNAQIPDVGAKEMEMRHVMSTFAIDIIASAFLGLEVNSFVEPNNDILNISRKVNEPTFGSVVRGTCQMLFPSLEKLFLRLGWREEAPEMMRKIVKRTIEMREEQNISRKDMLQLLMQLRNKGQVNDNDNDWSAKAVDKNTMKHMTIETIASNLILFYVAGYETTASTISFTAYELAQYPEALEKAQRDVREAIERHDNKFSYEAVQDMKYLDLCIMETTRKYPGLPILNRECTQDFQLPDSDLVIKSGTPIIISLLGLHRDEKYFPDPMRWDPERISQRNYEPAAFMPFGEGPRHCIAQRMGRVNAKVALAKLLLNFNIELNPVRKEIEIANFGVPIMAKGGINVRLSKRT; encoded by the exons atgtttttattactCTTAATAGCCGTTTTTACACTCTcgtttttttacattaaatggACTTACACATATTGGCAACGCAAGGGCTTCCCCTTTGTCCAGCCGAAAATACCATTTGCGGTTTTAGATCCAGTTCTGAAGCGTGAAGCCTCATTCGGCACTGCCATTCTCGATGTTTATCGCAGCACTAAGGAGAAAGTGTTGGGCATCTATCTAATTACAAGACCCGTTCTGTTAGTGCGTGATGCACAATTGGCGCGAGATATATTGACGAAGCATTTCGAAAGTTTTCACGATCGTGGCGTACATGTCGATGATGAGGATGATCCGCAATTGAGTGGCGGCCTATTCTTTCTCAAAGGACAGGATTGGAAGAGTTTGCGTGTGAAAATGACACCGTTATTTACATCGGGCAAATTGAAAGCCATGTTTGATACGGTCGAGGATGTGGGCGATCGTATGATCAACTATTTGAATGCACAAATACCCGATGTTGGTGCCAAAGAAATGGAAATGCGCCATGTAATGAGCAC CTTTGCTATAGACATTATTGCTTCAGCGTTTCTGGGTTTAGAAGTGAATAGCTTTGTGGAACCAAATAACGATATATTGAATATAAGTCGCAAAGTGAATGAGCCAACGTTCGGCAGTGTGGTGCGCGGTACTTGTCAAATGCTATTTCCCAG CTTGGAAAAGCTCTTCTTACGTTTGGGTTGGCGTGAAGAAGCTCCCGAAATGATGAGAAAAATCGTTAAACGTACCATAGAAATGCGCGAGGAACAGAATATTTCACGCAAAGATATGTTACAACTGCTCATGCAACTGCGTAACAAAGGTCAAGTCAACGACAATGATAATGATTGGTCTGCTAAAGCTGTTGACAAAA ATACAATGAAGCATATGACGATTGAAACCATTGCCTCGAATTTGATACTTTTCTATGTGGCCGGCTATGAAACAACGGCGTCCACCATTTCGTTTACCGCCTATGAACTAGCGCAATATCCAGAAGCATTGGAAAAGGCGCAGCGCGATGTCAGAGAAGCGATTGAAAGGCATGACAATAAGTTTTCATATGAAGCCGTACAAGATATGAAATATCTGGATCTCTGCATAATGG AAACTACACGCAAATACCCGGGATTGCCGATTCTCAATCGCGAATGCACGCAGGACTTTCAATTACCAGATAGCGATTTGGTTATCAAAAGTGGCACACCCATTATTATTTCGTTATTGGGTTTGCATCGTGATGAGAAATATTTCCCGGACCCCATGCGTTGGGATCCAGAAAGAATTTCGCAGAGAAATTACGAACCTGCCGCTTTTATGCCATTCGGTGAAGGACCTAGACATTGCATTG CACAACGTATGGGCAGAGTTAATGCCAAAGTGGCTCTAGCAAAGCTGTTGCTCAACTTTAATATCGAATTAAATCCAGTGCGAAAGGAAATTGAAATCGCTAACTTTGGTGTTCCGATTATGGCCAAAGGTGGCATAAATGTACGGTTATCGAAGCGAACTTGA
- the LOC105210134 gene encoding dnaJ homolog subfamily B member 12: MDGNKDEAHRCIDIAVQSFVEGKMEKAEKFLMKAEKLFPTERAKELLAKVKAGTTNGGTKTSNGGNVNGSAHRESASYGDGPRKRKNSDSRNVEPEYTKEQLEAVRKVKGCRDYYEILSVTKEATDSQIKKSYKKLALQLHPDKNKAPGASDAFKAVGNAAAILTDAEKRKQYDLYGINETHTSGHGVRRDNYEYAYARGFQAEVSPEDLFNMFFGGGFAQQNVYMRQQRRRQQHRDDGENQSNSSALINFLPILLLIGLSMVSSFFISDPIYSLSPSHKYAVKRETNRLKVPYYVKNNFHAEYQGSVGRLEESVEEDFIDHLKYSCSRERNYRDSMLAKARSFGDRDLFRKAQNINMPSCDNLQNYLNT; the protein is encoded by the exons ATGGATGGCAATAAAGATGAAGCGCATCGCTGCATTGATATAGCGGTGCAATCCTTTGTCGAGGGTAAAATGGAAAAGGCAGAAAAGTTTTTGATGAAAGCGGAAAAACTATTCCCTACTGAACGTGCAAAAG AGCTCTTAGCTAAAGTGAAGGCTGGTACCACCAATGGAGGAACCAAAACTAGCAATGGTGGAAACGTAAATGGCTCAGCGCATCGTGAAAGTGCATCTTATGGCGATGGTCCACGTAAACGTAAGAACTCTGACTCACGTAATGTGGAGCCTGAATATACGAAAGAGCAATTAGAGGCCGTGCGCAAAGTTAAAGG TTGCCGCGATTATTATGAAATCCTTAGTGTTACCAAAGAAGCAACGGATTCCCAAATCAAAAAGTCATATAAAAAGTTAGCTTTACAACTGCATCCCGATAAAAATAAGGCACCTGGTGCTTCAGATGCCTTCAAAGCAGTTGGAAATGCTGCAGCTATTCTCACAGACGCCGAGAAACGTAAACAATACGACTTGTATGGCATTAATGAAACACACACTAGTGGACACGGTGTACGCAGGGACAACTACGAATATGCATATGCGCGCGGTTTCCAAGCAGAGGTTAGCCCGGAAGATCTATTCAATATGTTCTTTGGTGGTGGTTTCGCTCAACAAAATGTTTATATGCGACAACAGCGACGTAGACAACAGCATCGCGATGATGGCGAA AATCAATCGAACTCTTCGGCGCTTATCAACTTTTTGCCTATACTGTTATTGATCGGCTTATCGATGGTATCCTCATTTTTCATATCGGACCCAATTTATAGTTTGTCGCCATCACA CAAATACGCTGTGAAACGTGAGACAAATCGTCTGAAAGTGCCGTACTATGTGAAAAACAATTTCCATGCTGAATATCAAGGATCTGTTGGGCGCTTGGAAGAGTCCGTCGAGGAGGACTTTATAGATCACCTAAAGTATTCTTGTAGTCGTGAACGAAATTACC gtgATTCTATGTTGGCCAAGGCACGCTCATTTGGCGATCGTGATCTTTTCCGCAAAgctcaaaatattaatatgccCTCATGTGACAACCTACAGAACTATTTAAATACGTAG
- the LOC105210135 gene encoding huntingtin-interacting protein K, translating to MSETEINGTEEEVQDKKQKKQTRHDGGAADLERVTDYAEEKEISAAHISSAVEQIGNKRSKEDERKVAKEMELLKVHVKKEDIELIMNEMLISRTHAEKVLREQSGDVVAALEAIIAN from the exons ATGTCTGAAACTGAAATAAATGGCACCGAGGAGGAGGTGCAGGACAAAAAGCAAAAGAAACAAACTCGTCATGACGGCGGTGCAGCCGATTTAGAACGTGTTACAGATTATGCGGAAGAAAAGGAAATTTCGGCAGCGCACATATCCAGT gcGGTAGAACAAATTGGCAACAAACGCAGTAAAGAAGATGAACGTAAGGTCGCCAAAGAGATGGAGCTGCTAAAGGTGCATGTGAAAAAAGAGGACATTGAATTGATT ATGAATGAAATGCTGATATCACGTACCCATGCGGAAAAAGTGCTGCGTGAACAAAGTGGTGATGTAGTGGCTGCGTTAGAGGCAATAATCGCTAACTAG